From the Rhinolophus sinicus isolate RSC01 linkage group LG02, ASM3656204v1, whole genome shotgun sequence genome, one window contains:
- the TMEM33 gene encoding transmembrane protein 33: protein MADTAPNGPQGAGAVQFMMTNKLDTAMWLSRLFTVYCSVLFVLPLLGLHEAASFYQRALLANALTSALRLHQRLPHFQLSRAFLAQALLEDSCHYLLYSLIFVNSYPVTMSIFPVLLFSLLHAATYTRKILDAKGSNSLPLLRSILDKLSANQQNILKFIACHEIFLMPATVFMLFSGQGSLLQPFIYYRFLTLRYSSRRNPYCRTLFNELRIIVEHIIMKPACPLFVRRLCLQSIAFISRLAPTVA, encoded by the exons ATGGCGGATACGGCCCCGAACGGCCCCCAAGGGGCGGGCGCAGTG caatTCATGATGACCAATAAACTGGACACAGCAATGTGGCTTTCTCGCTTGTTCACAGTGTactgctctgttttgtttgttctgcctcttcttgg GTTGCATGAAGCAGCAAGCTTTTATCAACGTGCTTTGCTGGCAAATGCTCTTACCAGTGCTCTGAGGCTGCACCAAAGATTACCGCACTTCCAGTTAAGCAGAGCTTTCCTGGCCCAGGCTTTGTTAGAGGACAGCTGCCACTACCTGTTGTATTCACTCATCTTTGTCAATTCCTACCCTGTTACAA TGAGTATTTTCCCAGTTTTGTTATTCTCTTTGCTTCATGCTGCCACATACACAAGAAAGATCCTTGAT gcAAAGGGTTCAAATAGTTTACCTCTGCTAAGATCTATCTTGGATAAATTAAGTGCTAATCAACAGAATATTCTGAAATTCATTGcttgtcatgaaatattcttgaTGCCTGCTACAGTTTTTATGCTTTTTag tggTCAAGGAAGTTTGCTCCAGCCTTTTATATACTATAGATTTCTCACTCTTCGATATTCATCTCGAAGAAATCCTTATTGTCG GACCTTGTTTAATGAGCTAAGGATTATTGTTGAACATATAATAATGAAACCTGCTTGCCCGCTGTTTGTGAGAAGACTTTGTCTCCAGAGCATTGCCTTTATAAGCAGACTGGCACCAACAGTTGCGTAG